In the genome of Bacteroidota bacterium, the window TTTGCACTTCTGAGCCCATTCCTGTTGAAAGTGCAGCAGGGAGCAATCCGACAGAATCCATCAATGCAATCATAATAATAGGGCGAATTCTGCTGTGTACACCGTTCGAAATAGCTTCTTTCAAAGGCATTTTTCTCAAATTTTCGCGCATAACCGCAATCAGAATCAAACTGTTGATGGTGTTAACTCCAAACAAAATAATAAAACCTATACCTGCCGATATGCCAAAGACCGTATTTGTAACCCACAAAGAAGCGAAGCCTCCGATGAACGCAAATGGAATAGAACCTGCGGCAATCATTGTATCTTTGAGCGAACCAAAATTAAAATAAAGTAAAAATAAAATCAGAACGAGCACAGCAGGTACAATGACAGATAATTGCTTGGCAGCGCGTTCTTTGCTTTCAAACTCTCCAGCCCAAGTGATGGTGTTTTCTTTTGGCAAATGAATATCTTTTGCAACTTTGGATTGCGCTTCGGCAATGGTGCTACCTAAATCTCTTCCTTCGATACTAAAACCTACCGCTATATATCGACTTCCCCCCTCTCTGTATATAAATGCAGGACCGGTATGAAAATCAATTGTTGCAATTTCTTTTAGGGGAATTTTTTTGTTGTCTTTTGTAGGAATAAGAATATTGCCGATTTTTTCTTCATTATTTCTGTATCCCTCGTCAAATCTTAGCCTTACATCAAATCTCTTTTCGTTTTCATAAAAACTTGTAGCCGCTCTACCCCCAATTGCCATTTCAACTACTGCTTGTGCATCGGCAATATCAATACCGTAACGCGCCATTTTATGCTCGTGAAGTTGTATTCTCAATTCAGGCAATCCAATGTTTCTATATACATTCAAATCCGTAATACCGCGCACTTCTTTGAGTGTATTTGCAATCTGCAAAGCATATTTTTCGAGTTCATAGAGGTCATCTCCATAAATTTTGACGGCAAGTGAACTTTTTACTCCGGCAACATACTCTTCGACATTGTCTTGTATAGGCTGACTGAAACCAAACACAATGCCGGGATAGCTTTCTAATTTTTTGCGAATTTGCGCAATAAGTTCATCCTTTGTAACCTTGTGTTTCCATTCTTGTTGCGGGTACAACTGAATGTGAAACTCTATATTGAAAAAACCTGTCGGGTCTGTACCGTCATTAGGCCTGCCTACTTGATTGAGAACAAATTTAACTTCCGGAAATTCCCGAATTTTGGCTTTCATTTCCTTGGCAAGTCGAGTAGATTCTTTCAGGTTGACACTATTGGGCAAAGTTGCTCTGACATACAAAGCACCCTCGTTCAGCTTGGGAATAAATTCCGAACCATAAAAGACAAAGCCCACAGTTGAGGTCAGCAGCAAAATTCCAAAGGTCAAAACCGTTGCCCTGCGATGTTTATTAGTCCACAAGAACAGTTTAAACAGATTGTTGGTAATAAATTTAGTTATAAAATTTTCTTTTTCAAACACGTTCTTTTTGAGCAACAACCTGCACATAGCAGGCACGTATGTAATACTCAACAATAAAGAACCCAACAATGCATAGCCTAATGTAAATGCAAGAGGTGAAAACATTTTGCCCTCAACTTTTTGGAAAGAAAAAATAGGCAACAATGCCACAATCAAAATAATCTGTGCAAAGACAACATAAGAAGCGACACTTTTAGTACTTTTTTTGATAATCCCCGATTTTGACATCAGGTTAAACTTATCCATCCCTATCAAATGAGACTTCTTGACCATTCCTACAAATACTGCTTCAGTGATTACCAATGTGCCCTCCAGCATCAGTCCAAAATCAATCGCTCCCAATGAAATCAAATTTGCCGGAAGTCCTTGTATATGCAACATAATAATAGCAAACAAAAAAGAAAGCGGAATCACAGAAGCAATGATGAGTGTAGAACGCCAATCAAATAAGAAAATAAAGACAATGAGCGAAACAAACACAACACCTTCCACAAGGTTCTTACTGACTGTGTGAATGGTTGTATTGACCAGTTCTGTTCGGTCAATAAAAGGCTCAATCTTAACATCATCGGGCAAGATGCGATTATTCAAATCGGCAATTCGTTCTTTGAGTTTGGTAATCACAGTAGAAGGGTTTTCGCCTCTGAGCATGACTACAATCCCTTCCACCAAATCATCATTATCTTGCAAACCCACTTTTCCTAACCTCGGCTTAGCAGAAACAACTACTTCTGCTACATGCTTAATGAGAATGGGAGTATTACCCTGCACCTTGATCAGGATATTTTTGATATCATCAATTTTTTCTAAAAGCCCAACCCCACGTACAACATAAGCTTGGTCGCCTCTTTCAATTACGTCACCACCCACGTTGATATTACTTTTGGAAACAGCATCATAAACTTCTTGCGGAGAAAGGTCATAATTGGCGAGTTCTGTCGGGTTGATTTTGATTTCGTATATTTTTTCTTCTCCTCCAAAACTAACAACCTGTGCCACACCCGGCACAGAAACAAGTTCTCTCTCGATCACCCAATCTTGCAATGCAGTTAATTCTCTGACAGGTCTTTTGCTTTTAATTACATAACGAAAAATTTCGCCCGTGGCTCCATACGGAGGCTCAATATCCGGGTGGGCTCCATCGGGCAAATCCACACCTTGCAATCTGTTAGCAGTATATTGCTGCGCATAAAAATCTTCTACATCATCTTCAAAAATAACAGTAACTACTGATAATCCAAATAGCGAAATTGAGCGAACCTGAGACTTTTTGGGGATAGTATTCATTACCTTCATCAAAGGCAGCGTTACAAACTTTTCCACTTCTTCAGCACTGCGTCCGGGCCATTGGGTGATAATCCTTGCCCTGGTATTGGTAACATCGGGAAAAGCTTCGATTGGGGTTTTGATATAGCTAATTACTCCAATAATAATCAACAATGCAGTCAGAAAGAATATGATAAAGGAATTCTTGAGCGAAAATGTAACAATGTGTAGAATGAATTTTTTCATTGTTTTGAACTGATTAGGGTTTGCATTTATTTGTTTATTCTTTCGTAAATCAGCAATTGATTTTTGGAGACAATTTTGTCGTTGGCGGTCAAACCTTTGGCAATAAAGGTATGATTGCCGCTTTTGGTAAGCAGTTCCACTCTGCGAATTTCAAAATCGCAATCGTTGCGATACACCAACACAAAGTTTTGATTATTATCAAAAATGAGTGCCTTAGTGGGGATTGCCAATGCACTGCTGTCAAGGGTTTTGTTTACATTGACATCAGCAAACATTCCTGGCTTAAGTTTCAAATCCTTATTATTGATTACAACACGAGCTTTGAGCACTTTTTCGTCTTCATCAAAAATCTGTGAAATAGAGGCAATTTTCCCCGAAAACACTTTGTCCGGATATGACAGCGTGCGAAAAGTAATATCTTGACCGGGTTGAATCTTGTCAACATTAGTTGTATAGATATTAACCAACAGCCACACTTCACTCAAATCTGCAATCGTAAACAACGGTTCCCCGCCACCTGAAATAGGGGTTCCCGCAGTGATATTTTTCTCGGTAATAATACCGGAGAAAGGAGCTTTGATAAGAAAAACACCTTTCTCAGGACTGGCACTGAAAATTGACATACTGGATGCAATTCTTTGTTTATCTGAACGGAGTTTATCAAGTTCACTTTTTGCTTCTAATAGATTTTTTTGTGAGGAAATCCCGTCATTATACATGGCTTGAACAGATTGCAAGTTCTTTTCTGCCACAGCAATTTGCGAATTGATGATTTCTAACTGAGATTGTAGCGAACTCAAATCAGCACTACGTAATTCAGCCAAAACCTGTCCTTTTTCTACTTTATCTCCTAAAGAAAAATGTGTGGCTGCGATTATTCCTTCATTCATGCTGACAAAAGAAATAACCTTGTCGGGGTCTGCATCAATATTGCCTGTAAGATGAATCTCTTCTTTGACTGGCTCATAATCAGGTGTACTAATTTCTATTCTATCTTTAAACTCTTTGTCTATGCAATATTGTTCAGTTTCATTGCTTGGACCGGGGTCTTTCACATGCTTACACCCCGTAGTTAATGCGCCCAAAAGAGCTGCCATAGCTATAATTTGTTTGTATTTCATTTGTTGTTGATTGTTTTGGAAGTCTTACAATACATCTTGTCCGACCGTGAAATTCAATTCTTCTATTTTATTGTTAATGTCTTTTTCAGTATCTAAAATAATCTTCTTGTTGTCGAGATATGCATTCAAGAAGTCAAGATATTCCAGCATACTGATATTTCTTTCAGTAAAGTTTTTAGTGTATGCGCTCAACAAAGAGTCAAGGACAGTTTCATAATCCGGTGCGATTTCTTTCTTAAATTGAAAGGCTATATTTAGGTTATTAAATGCAAGAGCCACTTCTGATTCGAGTGCAAGTGAGGCTTGCTGCTCCATCAAGCGAGATTGTTTGATTCCGGCTTGTGCTATTTTGATATTTCCTTGATTTCTGTTGTAAATAGGCAAGTCCATCGCTACCCCAAAACCAATAAAATTATACATAAAATTACCTCCCCTGTCATAACCTCCTTTGAGTGTAAGGTCAGGCACACGTTGTGCTTTTTCAAAGTTATATAGTCGGTTGTAGTAATCTTCATCCAGTTGCGCCATCTTATAGTCGGGTCTGGATAGTTTTGCTTGGTCAATAAGTTGGGACAAAACCAAAGTTTCAAATTTTGAAGCGTTTCGTTGAAAATCTTCTTCTTTAATAACCAAGTGTTGAGCAGCAGAAATATTCATCAGTTGTTTCAAACTGCTTTCTACTTCATTGCTTTGTTTGTCAAGTTCATTGATATTCTTAGTAAGTTCAAGTTCGAGTGCTTTTAAGCGGATATATTCTCCTTGCGAAACATTGCCGTTGTGTAATTGTCGCTGGTAGGCAGTCGTCAGTTTTTTGATACTTTCTATTTCATTTATGTAGATACGCTTGTTAAGTTGCAAATATTGCAACTGAGTAAGTTGTGAACGAAACTCCAGCTTAAGATTGCGAAGCAGGTCTTCAAAAGCTTGTTTAGATTTTTCAATAGACACTTTATTTAAGGCAATCTGCTTACCTCTTTTTCCTGCTGTGCGAATGAGTTGGTCTATCCCAACACTAAACTCTTGATTTTTCCCAACGCTACCGCCATTAAATCCTTGTAATTGGTCGCCAAAAACTCCTAAATTTTTCTTGCTTGCCCAAAGGTTTACCTGATCTATCGTAATAGTGGGGTTATACCACAATTTTGATTGAATCAATATGGCTTCTGATCTGGAGATTTCGAGCTTTTCCGCCATTAACATCAGATTTTCGTTCAGAAATCGGGTTTCACATTCTTGCCGACTCATAACAAGAGTATCTTGTGATAAGACAGAAAAGAATCTGGCGAGGAAAAGAGTCAGAATAATTCCTTTTTTAAATACGCTCATAGAGGCAGCAAAGTTGATTTCAACAACCTTAAAAAAACCTTAAAGCAGATAAAATTTAGCTTAAGAATGCAGGATTATTTCAAACAAATTGACATCCGTTGCAGGTGCAGAATATCTGATTTTCCCTTTGTGCAGTTCAAAAATACGTTTTGCAAAAACCAAACCCAAACCAAAGCCGGCTTTTCCATGACTGTTACTCCCCCTATAAAAATGGTTGAACAGAAATTTTTGTTCATCTTCGGACAGTGTATCACCGGAGTTTGACACATTGATTATCAGACGATTTTTGAGCGAAGTATCAATTTCAATTTTAGCAGTCGAATTGCTGCTGTATGCAATGCAGTTGAACAAAAGATTCAAAAAAGCTTGTCTGATGAGCAGTTTATTTGCTTTGATAATCAGTTTATCTTCTTCCATTTTATCCGAAAGATAATTTACTTCAAATTTAAAATCAGGAAAAAGCATATTTAATTCCGAAATAATATCAAACAACAGCTCATCAATCCGGAATTCTTGAGTTGCCATGTCATGTCCGGACTCAACTTTTGACAATTCAAGAAGTATATGAATTACCTCTCCTAACGATTTTGTCTTCAGAAGCTGACCATTGAGTTGGTGCTTGAGTGTAGGTTCACTTGTTTGAGAAACAATTTTTTCAAGTTCCGAAACCAAAACCGCAATAGGTGTTTTCAGTTCGTGAGAAATATGGTGGGCGGCATGTTTCTGAAATGCAAAGGCTTCCTTTGTTCTATCTAACAGTTCGTTAAATCTTTGTGTCAAGTATTGAAGTTCATAGGTAGAACTGTCAGTAATTACATTCTTATTATCCTCTTTGTTCAAATCAATTCTATTCAGATGCTCCGCCAGAGATTTTATAGGCTTAGCAATAATATTGGAGAAATAAATTGAGACAAGTATGATAATCGAAGAAATTACAAAAAATATCACAATCAAAACATTGCGCAAATAATACAAATGCGCATAACCAAAGTTATCATAGGCTTTGCTGATTGCATAAAAATGGGCGCTTTTACCTTCAATATAAACACCTACCACATCGTAGTCCCCTTCTTTAGCTTCTACCCAACGATTGGAGGGTGAAAGCGTATTGAGTATTGTTTTATAATCCACAATAGGTAAATCGTCAACACTCGAATAAGTTAACTCCTTTTGTGAATCAAAAATGAGCATTTTTTCATCATAAAAATCGTGAATAGTAAGATTGTCCATAAGCTCTGTCAGGTTCTTGCTCATAGTCTTATATTCTGCAAGCAAATCAACAGTTAATTTGATTTTTTGTTTTTGTCTTTGTTGAAATTCATCTTGTCTAAACTCCGAAAACAATAAAAAAATCACAGTCAAGGCTATAAATGACAGCAGAATTAAAGTACTTGAGAAATAAATAAGTATTTTATTCTTTAGCTTCATACTGCGGTTTAGCTTAGCCAATCATATCAATATAATACCCATATCCTACTTTGGTTTTGATGCTGTTTTTGCCAAAAGGTTTGTCTATTTTATTTCTAAGAAAATTAATATACACTTCGATTGTATTGGTATTGGCATCAAAAGAATGTCCCCATATTTCAGCTACTAATTCCGATTTGGATACCACCTCGCCTTGCGTCTTGCACAACCTCACCAGAATCTGATATTCTTTCGGGGTCAAATTTACTTCTTTGCCTTGTCTCAAAACGGATTTAGCAATCAGATTGATTGAAATATCTCCTATAATCATTGAGTTACCTTCTTGGGTACTTGATTTATTGCTTGCAGAACGTTTAACCAACGCCTGAATTCTTACAATCAGCTCTCGCATAAAGAAAGGCTTGGTCAGATAGTCGTCCACCCCACAGTCAAATCCCTTGACCTTATCGTCCAAGTCACCAAAAGCTGTCAACATCAAAACCGGTGTTGTTGAGTCAAAAGTTCTAAATGTTGAACACAAATCATAACCATTTTTACCGGGTAAGTTGACGTCCAATACTACACAACTAAATTTATCCTTTTGCAACATTTTTTCTGCCAACAAACCATCAAAAACACTCACAGCATGGATATTCTCTGACTCTAATGCATCCCGTATATTCTTGTTCAATGTAGGGTCGTCTTCAATGATTAAAACCTTCACAAGCGCAAAGGTAGAAAGTTATTCATTTATAGTCGGAAATTTTATTCAACCATCTCAATAAACTTATACTTTTGCATCCTCAATTTCCACCATGAGCGACTCTATCAAACACGAATGCGGAATAGCATTTATCCGACTGCTGAAATCCCCTGAATATTATAAAGAAAAATACAATGAGCCACTTTGGGGACTGTCTCGAATGAGACTTTTAATGGTCAAACAACTCAACCGTGGACAAGATGGAGCAGGGATAGGAGTTGTCAAGCTCAACCCCGAATTTGGTCGCAGATACATCGCACGCAAAAGATCTAACAGTAAAAGTTCTGTTGCAGACTTATTTGAACATATACTGGGACAATACAATTCGTTACCTTCAAACAAACAAGAAGATGCAGCATGGTTAAAAACAAATTTTCCATATTCAGGTGAAGTTATGCTGGGGCACTTGCGTTATGGTACAGAAGGGGGTAATAAAATGGAGAATATCCATCCCTTTTTGAGACAAAATAACTGGATGAGTCGAAACCTGATGATTGCAGGTAATCACAACTTAACCAATGTTGATGAGCTTTTTCAAACATTAATTGAACTTGGACAACAACCCAAAGAAATCAGTTCTAATGTTACAATGCTCGAAAAAATCGGACATTTTTTAGATGAAGAAAATGAAGAAATATTTCGCAAATACAAAAATCAAGGTGTTCCCAATATCGAAATAACAGAAAAAATAAAACAAGAATTAGACCTTGCTAAGATTCTCAAACGCAGTGTAAAAGATTTTGATGGTGCTTATAACCTTGTCGGCATTGTCGGCAACGGAGACTCATTCATCATCCGCGACCCGAATGGCATCAGACCTTCTTATTATTACGCCAATGACGAATTTATTGTCGGAGCCTCCGAACGTGCAGCCATTTGCACGGTTTTCAACTTACAGCCTGATGACGTTAAGGAATTAGACCCGGGACATGCTTTGATAATCAAAGCAGACAAAAGTTGGAAGACAACAGAGATTATTCCTGCAAGAGAAAAGAAAAGTTGCTCTTTTGAACGAATATATTTTTCAAGAGGTAACGACCGTGATATCTATAAAGAGCGCAGAATGTTAGGTCAGCTTCTCGCGCCCGAGATTCTCAAAAAACTTAATTATGACCTTGAAAACACAGTACTTTCTTATGTCCCCAACACAGCCGCTACCTGTTTTTACGGCTTGATTGACGGGATTAATGATTGGCTTGACAAATGGAAGATTGAGGAAATACTTAAAAACAAAGCTAATCTGACAGAAGATTACCTCAAAACCATATTTAAAAATAATGGTCGCAGAGAAAAAGTGTTGATTAAAGACACCAAAATCCGCACCTTTATTACCAATGAAAAAGAACGTGGAGCCTTGGTCGGCTCTGTATATGACATCACATACAGCTCTATCAAGCCAAAGGTTGACAACCTTGTCATTGTAGATGATTCTATTGTTAGAGGCACCACAATGCGCGATAGCATTTTGAGCATTTTGGGAAGACTGAATCCCAAAAAAGTAATTGTAGTTTCTTCTTGTCCGCAAATTCGCTATCCTGATTGCTATGGAATTGACATGAGTAGAATGAAAGAGTTTGTGGCATTCAATGCGGTAATGGAATTACTCAAAGAGAAACAATTGACCCACAAATTAGATGAAATCTATCAAAAGTGCAAAGCTGAAAATCAAAAACCTTTGGCACAAATCGAAAACAAAGTCAAAGATTTATATCAACTTGTAAGTAACAAAGAAATCACCGATAAGATTGCCGAAATCCTTACACCTGCCAACTATCCGGCTGAAGTAGAAATTGTTTTTCAATCTTTAGAGGGTTTGCATCAAGCCTGCCCTAACAATGCAGGTGACTGGTATTTTTCAGGCGACTACCCTACACCCGGAGGCAACAGAGTAGTCAATCGCTCTTTCTGCTATTTCTACGAGAAAAATTCTGCAAGGGCATATTAGGATTTGGCAAAATAATCAGTTGCTCCTTCTGCCGGTGGATGATAATGATGTACCAATCCTCTGAGTTTTTGACGAATAACAACATATCCTGCTTGATGACATCTTTCCCATAAATCAACATCTTCACGTCCCCAATCGGTGTACTTCTCATCCAAGCCACCTACTTGAACAAAATCGCTTTTCATTAAGGCTACCATTCCTTTTGCACTATACCAAAGCCATTTACCTTTTTCGCTACTGTTAGCAGGGGCGGTAGCAAAACAAATGGGAAACCAAACAATATTGGGACGAATTATTTTTCTGATTAAATTGAGCAGGTTAGGCGGCAAACTCATGTCGGCATCACACAAAAATACAATGTCTCCGGAGCATTGTGCAACTGCTTTGTTAAAAGCTTTTGCCCTTGTGAATTTGTCATCGGTTCTATTCAAAATAAGCCCTCCACGCCAGCGATTTCTGATTTCACTTTCTAATTTTTCAAAATCAACCGAGCCCATATCATATAGTGAAAGTTCAACTTGGTTAGCATTTTTTAAAGCAATAAGTGAAGGCAAAAAAAATTCCAAGAACGCTTGTGTCCTATTGGATATTCCAACACAAATACTGACTTTGAGGGGTGATTTCTTGCTTAGAAAACGAAAGAAATACACAGCAATCCCTTGCAAATCTAAATACAGTGCGGTTTTGGACAACTTTCTTTGTGGTGCTTTAAAAAGATACCAGAAAGGATATTTGATGCTATTTACCCGCTTTTTTATCTCCAAAACCCTAAAATTATATCAGGCAAATAACAATCTTTTCTGACAGAAAAAATATCCTGAAAAAGAGTTTTTTAAATCAGAATAAAAGAAATACATTTGCAACCCGATTTAAAGAAAACTGAAAAGAAAGATGTTAGTTACTTCAGAAAGAAAAAAAGAGATTTTCGCTCAATATGGCAAAGATGCTAAGAACACCGGTTCTACCGAAGGTCAGATTGCCCTATTTACAGAAAGAATCAATCACATTACCGACCACCTTCGCAAAGCAAAAAAAGACTATTCTGCGGAGTTGAGCCTGATTAAAATGGTAGGAAAAAGAAAAGCATTACTTAACTACCTTGCAAAACAAGATATCAATAAATACAGAGCTCTGATTAAGGAGCTTGGTATTAGAAAATAAAAATATTAGGAAGGGCATTTTGCTTTTCTTCAAAACCTTATCGTATAAAAAGCCCCGACATATGGGGCTTTTTTTGTAAAATTTGAAAATAAAATAATCGAAATGAAACCAAACGGAATAAAAAAAACAATTGACCTGGGAGATGGAAAGGTCATCGAAATTGAAACAGGCGTGTTAGCTAAACAAGCACACGGATCTGTTGTAGTTAAACAAGGTAAGACCATGATTTTGGCGACCATTGTATCTAATTATGAAGCAAAACCTGATTGCGACTTTTTGCCGCTTTCTGTGGATTACCAAGAAAAATTTGCAGCCGTAGGAAGAATCCCCGGCAGTTTTCACCGCAGAGAAGCCAGATTAACAGATTATGAAATACTGATTAGCCGTTTGGTGGACAGAGCACTCAGACCTCTTTTCCCTGATGATTACCACTGCGAAACACAAGTGGCTATCACTTTGATGTCTTCTGACGAAAATATTTTGCCTGACGCATTGGTGGGTTTGGCTGCATCAGCAGCAATTGCAGTATCTGACATTCCGTTCAACGGACCTATTTCAGAGGTTCGTGTAGGCAGAATCGAAGGCAAATATGTGATTAATCCTACTAAAGAAGAATTGGAAAAATCCGATATTGATATCATCATAGCAGGAACAAGTAAAGACATCAATATGGTAGAAGGTGAAATGAGTGAGGTGTCAGAGAATGACTTGTTAGAAGCTCTCAAATTTGGTCATGAAGTAATCAAAAAGCAGTGCAAGCTACAAGAAGAACTCAAAATAGAAGCCGGCAAGACTCAAATCAGAGAGTATGAGAAATTTGCTCATGATGCTGAAATGTTGGCAAAAATCAAATCTTTTGCTTTCCCAAAGATTGAAGAAGTTGCTAAACACGCTTCTGACAAAAACGAAAGAAGTATCAAATTTGCTGAGATCAAAGAACAGACCTTGGCTCTTTTTGAAGGTGACGAAGAGGTGGACATGAATAAAGTAAAAGCCTATTTTGGTCAAATTGAGTGGGAAGCAGTACGTGAAGTAGTATTAACAACCAAAACCCGTTTGGACGGAAGGAATCCACACCAAGTGCGCCCTATCTGGTCAGAAGTAGATTATTTACCTGCTGCTCACGGGAGTGCGGTCTTCACTCGTGGAGAAACACAAGCATTGGCAACCGTAACACTTGGAAGCAAATTAGATGAGCAACTCTTGGACAGCCCTATGAATTATGGCTATAACAAATTTATGCTTCACTATAATTTTCCGGCTTTTTCTACCGGAGAAGCCCGTCCTAACAGAGGTCCGGGAAGAAGAGAAATTGGTCATGGAAATTTAGCTTTGAGAGGACTTAAAAAAACTCTCCCTTCTGATGTTCCTTACACCATTCGTTTGGTGAGCGATGTATTAGAAAGCAATGGTTCGTCTTCAATGGCGACTGTTTGCTCCGGTGCATTGGCGTTGATGGATGCCGGGATTCAGATTACAAGACCCGTGTCCGGTATTGCCATGGGCATGATTTCGGATGAAGCCACCGGTAGATATGTGGTATTATCCGATATTTTAGGAGATGAAGATCATTTGGGCGATATGGATTTCAAAGTAGTGGGAACCGAGAAAGGTATTACTGCGTGTCAGATGGATATTAAAATCAACGGACTGTCCTATGACGTGTTAGCAGAAGCTTTGGCACAATCTAAGGAGGGCAGATTGCATATTTTGGGAGAAATGAACAAAACCCTTGCTGCACCCCGTCCTGAATTGAAACCTCATGCTCCAAGAATTGAAAAATTGATTATTGGCAAAGAATATATTGGCGCTGTTATAGGTAGCGGAGGAAAGGTTATTCAAGAGATACAAGAGAAAACAGGCACAACAATCACCATTGATGAAGTGGACGGAAAAGGAATCGTTGAAATTTCATCGCCTAACGGAGAAAGTATTGCTAAAGCACTTGCTTGGATAAAAGGCATTGTAACAGAACCCGAAGTAGGCGAAATATACAACGGTACTGTGAAGAATGTTGTGGAATTTGGCGCTTTTGTAGAAATTCTACCCGGCAAAGAGGGATTATTGCATATTTCCGAAATAAGCTGGAAACGACTTCCTACGATGGATGGAATCTATAAAGTAGGCGACCATGTTCAGGTTAAATTGTTGGATATAGACAAAAAGACCGGCAAGTTTAAACTCTCGCACAAAGCATTGCTTCCTCGCGAAGCAGCAGAGGGGAAATAAATTACTCACGGATTTTTTTTCATAATTTAAAGGCAGCCTATAAGGCTGCTTTTTTTTGTTTTGTCAATGTCAGAATGTACACACTTAAGCACCTGAATATTTTGTCAAAAACAGATTTACACAAAGACGTGTTACTCAAAAAACAGTCGGCATGGATATCCATCTGCTGTCTTCCATTGTGTATCATGGGTGGCGGCACGAGCGAAGTAGTAAAATGGGTGCGATAAACCCATATCTCATTTAAGCTACTTTTTTTTACTTTTATCAAAATAATACAGGATAAAAACCACACATTTACTACCTTTGTTTAAATTGAAAAACAAAATATTTATGAAAAAATTATTACTTTTACTTCCGTTATTGGCTTTGTTGTCACTCCAAACACACGGGCAATGTGTACCAAATGCTTGCCAACTTGCATTTACCAACATGATAGACTGCGAAGTTGAACT includes:
- a CDS encoding CusA/CzcA family heavy metal efflux RND transporter, with the protein product MKKFILHIVTFSLKNSFIIFFLTALLIIIGVISYIKTPIEAFPDVTNTRARIITQWPGRSAEEVEKFVTLPLMKVMNTIPKKSQVRSISLFGLSVVTVIFEDDVEDFYAQQYTANRLQGVDLPDGAHPDIEPPYGATGEIFRYVIKSKRPVRELTALQDWVIERELVSVPGVAQVVSFGGEEKIYEIKINPTELANYDLSPQEVYDAVSKSNINVGGDVIERGDQAYVVRGVGLLEKIDDIKNILIKVQGNTPILIKHVAEVVVSAKPRLGKVGLQDNDDLVEGIVVMLRGENPSTVITKLKERIADLNNRILPDDVKIEPFIDRTELVNTTIHTVSKNLVEGVVFVSLIVFIFLFDWRSTLIIASVIPLSFLFAIIMLHIQGLPANLISLGAIDFGLMLEGTLVITEAVFVGMVKKSHLIGMDKFNLMSKSGIIKKSTKSVASYVVFAQIILIVALLPIFSFQKVEGKMFSPLAFTLGYALLGSLLLSITYVPAMCRLLLKKNVFEKENFITKFITNNLFKLFLWTNKHRRATVLTFGILLLTSTVGFVFYGSEFIPKLNEGALYVRATLPNSVNLKESTRLAKEMKAKIREFPEVKFVLNQVGRPNDGTDPTGFFNIEFHIQLYPQQEWKHKVTKDELIAQIRKKLESYPGIVFGFSQPIQDNVEEYVAGVKSSLAVKIYGDDLYELEKYALQIANTLKEVRGITDLNVYRNIGLPELRIQLHEHKMARYGIDIADAQAVVEMAIGGRAATSFYENEKRFDVRLRFDEGYRNNEEKIGNILIPTKDNKKIPLKEIATIDFHTGPAFIYREGGSRYIAVGFSIEGRDLGSTIAEAQSKVAKDIHLPKENTITWAGEFESKERAAKQLSVIVPAVLVLILFLLYFNFGSLKDTMIAAGSIPFAFIGGFASLWVTNTVFGISAGIGFIILFGVNTINSLILIAVMRENLRKMPLKEAISNGVHSRIRPIIMIALMDSVGLLPAALSTGMGSEVQKPLAIMIVGGLQICMILSLTVLPQLFYLAYRKSEKVVEEA
- a CDS encoding efflux RND transporter periplasmic adaptor subunit, whose translation is MKYKQIIAMAALLGALTTGCKHVKDPGPSNETEQYCIDKEFKDRIEISTPDYEPVKEEIHLTGNIDADPDKVISFVSMNEGIIAATHFSLGDKVEKGQVLAELRSADLSSLQSQLEIINSQIAVAEKNLQSVQAMYNDGISSQKNLLEAKSELDKLRSDKQRIASSMSIFSASPEKGVFLIKAPFSGIITEKNITAGTPISGGGEPLFTIADLSEVWLLVNIYTTNVDKIQPGQDITFRTLSYPDKVFSGKIASISQIFDEDEKVLKARVVINNKDLKLKPGMFADVNVNKTLDSSALAIPTKALIFDNNQNFVLVYRNDCDFEIRRVELLTKSGNHTFIAKGLTANDKIVSKNQLLIYERINK
- a CDS encoding TolC family protein, translated to MSVFKKGIILTLFLARFFSVLSQDTLVMSRQECETRFLNENLMLMAEKLEISRSEAILIQSKLWYNPTITIDQVNLWASKKNLGVFGDQLQGFNGGSVGKNQEFSVGIDQLIRTAGKRGKQIALNKVSIEKSKQAFEDLLRNLKLEFRSQLTQLQYLQLNKRIYINEIESIKKLTTAYQRQLHNGNVSQGEYIRLKALELELTKNINELDKQSNEVESSLKQLMNISAAQHLVIKEEDFQRNASKFETLVLSQLIDQAKLSRPDYKMAQLDEDYYNRLYNFEKAQRVPDLTLKGGYDRGGNFMYNFIGFGVAMDLPIYNRNQGNIKIAQAGIKQSRLMEQQASLALESEVALAFNNLNIAFQFKKEIAPDYETVLDSLLSAYTKNFTERNISMLEYLDFLNAYLDNKKIILDTEKDINNKIEELNFTVGQDVL
- a CDS encoding HAMP domain-containing histidine kinase, with the protein product MKLKNKILIYFSSTLILLSFIALTVIFLLFSEFRQDEFQQRQKQKIKLTVDLLAEYKTMSKNLTELMDNLTIHDFYDEKMLIFDSQKELTYSSVDDLPIVDYKTILNTLSPSNRWVEAKEGDYDVVGVYIEGKSAHFYAISKAYDNFGYAHLYYLRNVLIVIFFVISSIIILVSIYFSNIIAKPIKSLAEHLNRIDLNKEDNKNVITDSSTYELQYLTQRFNELLDRTKEAFAFQKHAAHHISHELKTPIAVLVSELEKIVSQTSEPTLKHQLNGQLLKTKSLGEVIHILLELSKVESGHDMATQEFRIDELLFDIISELNMLFPDFKFEVNYLSDKMEEDKLIIKANKLLIRQAFLNLLFNCIAYSSNSTAKIEIDTSLKNRLIINVSNSGDTLSEDEQKFLFNHFYRGSNSHGKAGFGLGLVFAKRIFELHKGKIRYSAPATDVNLFEIILHS